The Hyalangium minutum genomic interval TGTGGCCACGCGACCGGCGACGTAGATCTTATTGGCGGTCGTTGCTGGGTGCTCTGACAGATTAATGATCCTCTCGACTACATCAGGATCCTTTGCCAGGGCCACGGAAGCCCCAAGGACGAGAAGCAGGACAGAGCGGCAGGGCAGGAAGTCGACCATGGCCCACCTAACCTAGCAGGATGGGAGGCAGGCAAACAACCTTTGAGGTGGGATTTATGCAATCGCCGAATCGAGCCTTCAAGGACACGAACTAGGGGAATGCCATCATGGCCGCTGAGCTTGACTGGGAACCCATTCGCGCAATGGGGCGACGAGTCATCGAGCGCGGTGAACCGCTCGAACTCTCGGACAAGGTACGCGCTCTCTTGCAGCGTTCCGCAGAAGAGGTATCGGTCTCTCCAGAGGACGCGGCGAGCGCTCTAAGTGCCTATCTCGGTAGGAAGTGGAACCAAGTGATGA includes:
- a CDS encoding DUF3253 domain-containing protein; this encodes MAAELDWEPIRAMGRRVIERGEPLELSDKVRALLQRSAEEVSVSPEDAASALSAYLGRKWNQVMMPRARWSIAR